The Streptomyces sp. HSG2 genome has a segment encoding these proteins:
- a CDS encoding TfuA domain-containing protein, translating into MTSRTRFVVTAGPSISAAAIRRVAPEADVRAPVAADEVLRWDWAEGDVLVVIDGVFRRARAIRHEELLSLLDRGVTVYGASGMGALRAAELSAFGMRGVGEVFRAFRDGVLVGDDEVALVDAGAEDGYRPTSWALVDLREAADRAADAGVIDRATARTLVEAAKSLPFSARDCLTVLDRARRRGCRPAALESFRAHRAALGPGVGYRDAAEAVTRAAVERRSPVAGRPRAATGLRYRGVPTRLAPTTFLRLRTPTPVPAEASGRSASVGAPPGPSAPPARRRHRDDEILARLALEWSGYPEFQRSVAAECLLSESRTPQGAVTSAGARNALAGVCGPDATVDPNRTHLEWGPLARALFPRLARLGLPSCREEAGDALSLLRDDERGRAWQETGPLLAARLWLGDPRVDWRTPLIERLRDHPALSRAWTAADEAAARPDPVVDPRTLRELCRALLARWGATRLSDVPAALRDHGFTDMRALVDAVRVAPSDVVWGSGPAVG; encoded by the coding sequence ATGACCTCCCGGACACGGTTCGTCGTCACCGCCGGCCCCTCCATCAGCGCGGCGGCGATCCGTCGCGTCGCGCCCGAGGCGGACGTGCGCGCCCCCGTGGCCGCGGACGAAGTCCTGCGCTGGGACTGGGCCGAGGGCGACGTACTGGTCGTGATCGACGGGGTCTTCCGTCGGGCACGCGCGATCCGCCACGAGGAGTTGCTCTCCCTCCTCGACCGGGGGGTGACCGTCTACGGCGCCTCGGGAATGGGCGCGCTCCGCGCCGCCGAACTGTCGGCGTTCGGCATGCGCGGGGTGGGGGAGGTCTTCCGCGCCTTCCGTGACGGCGTCCTGGTCGGCGACGACGAGGTGGCGCTGGTCGACGCCGGAGCCGAGGACGGCTACCGGCCGACGAGTTGGGCGCTGGTGGACCTCCGGGAGGCGGCCGACCGGGCCGCCGACGCCGGTGTCATCGACCGGGCGACCGCGCGGACCCTGGTGGAGGCGGCCAAGAGCCTCCCCTTCTCCGCGCGTGACTGTCTCACCGTCCTCGACCGTGCCCGACGGCGCGGCTGTCGTCCCGCCGCGCTGGAGTCCTTCCGCGCCCACCGGGCCGCGCTCGGTCCCGGGGTCGGGTACCGGGACGCCGCGGAGGCCGTCACCCGGGCCGCGGTGGAACGGCGTTCCCCCGTGGCCGGACGCCCCCGAGCGGCCACCGGGCTGCGCTACCGGGGGGTTCCGACGCGGCTCGCCCCGACGACGTTTCTCCGGCTGCGCACCCCGACCCCCGTGCCGGCCGAGGCGAGCGGGCGGTCGGCGTCGGTCGGCGCCCCGCCGGGGCCGTCCGCGCCGCCCGCGCGGCGACGGCACCGGGACGACGAGATCCTGGCCCGGCTCGCCCTCGAATGGTCCGGATACCCCGAGTTCCAGCGCTCCGTGGCGGCCGAATGCCTGCTCTCCGAGTCCCGGACCCCGCAAGGAGCCGTCACGTCGGCGGGCGCGAGGAACGCCCTCGCCGGAGTGTGCGGCCCCGACGCCACCGTCGACCCCAACCGAACCCACCTGGAGTGGGGACCCCTCGCCCGGGCTCTGTTCCCCCGCCTCGCCCGGCTCGGCCTGCCGTCCTGTCGCGAGGAGGCCGGGGACGCCCTGTCGCTGCTGCGCGACGACGAACGCGGCCGGGCGTGGCAGGAGACGGGACCGCTCCTGGCCGCCCGGCTCTGGCTCGGCGACCCCCGGGTGGACTGGCGGACGCCGTTGATCGAACGACTGCGCGACCACCCGGCCCTGAGCCGGGCCTGGACGGCGGCGGACGAGGCCGCCGCCCGCCCGGATCCCGTCGTGGACCCCAGAACCCTGCGCGAGCTGTGCCGGGCGCTCCTCGCCCGTTGGGGCGCCACGCGGCTGAGCGACGTGCCGGCGGCCCTCCGGGACCACGGGTTCACGGACATGCGGGCGTTGGTGGACGCCGTTCGCGTCGCCCCCTCCGACGTCGTGTGGGGAAGCGGGCCCGCCGTCGGATGA
- a CDS encoding GAF domain-containing protein: protein MWPSGGSPPDPEEPDDDTPSAGRYAARAVEEIATEIRRGPPEEAPARFCGAVLRVLRVTDAGVSLLGAGLPAPWCAGGERAAWLAETQATLGEGPGVEAASTGAAVLVGDLTVDPAARRWPLYAREAVSVGVRASFALPLTGPTDPIGVLDLSRDTPGPLAGSEYAAAARIADALATALAASARGEGGEGHETGVLQRRWPTGPRGGHDTAHQAVGMIMAQLGIPAAEALARLRARAFARGTTVYQTARDVVAHRERIDPDR from the coding sequence GTGTGGCCCAGCGGTGGATCCCCTCCCGACCCCGAGGAGCCCGACGACGACACGCCGTCGGCGGGGCGGTACGCCGCGCGGGCCGTCGAGGAGATCGCGACGGAGATCCGGCGCGGCCCGCCCGAGGAGGCTCCCGCCCGGTTCTGCGGCGCCGTGCTCCGGGTGCTTCGGGTCACCGACGCCGGGGTTTCCCTCCTGGGCGCCGGGCTGCCCGCCCCGTGGTGCGCCGGCGGTGAACGCGCGGCGTGGCTGGCCGAGACGCAGGCCACGCTGGGCGAGGGGCCCGGCGTGGAGGCCGCCTCCACCGGTGCCGCCGTGCTGGTGGGTGACCTGACCGTCGACCCGGCCGCGCGTCGCTGGCCCCTCTACGCGCGCGAGGCGGTCTCCGTCGGTGTCCGGGCGTCGTTCGCCCTGCCGCTCACGGGGCCGACGGACCCCATCGGCGTCCTCGACCTGAGCCGCGACACCCCCGGCCCACTCGCCGGGTCCGAGTACGCCGCCGCCGCGCGGATCGCCGACGCCCTGGCCACCGCCCTCGCCGCGTCGGCGCGCGGCGAGGGCGGTGAGGGCCACGAGACCGGCGTCCTGCAACGACGTTGGCCCACCGGCCCGCGGGGCGGTCACGACACCGCCCATCAGGCCGTCGGCATGATCATGGCTCAGCTCGGCATCCCCGCGGCGGAGGCCTTGGCCCGCCTCCGCGCCCGGGCCTTCGCCCGGGGGACCACGGTGTATCAGACCGCCCGCGACGTGGTCGCCCACCGGGAGCGGATCGATCCGGACCGCTGA
- a CDS encoding helix-turn-helix transcriptional regulator: MRERDDPVAIGRRVQRLRVDRGLTQRQLAEPAYTPAYVSTLESGRVRPSEEALRHIAGRLGVAYEELLTGRPARLATDLRLRLTEARRTLAVEGAERAARQYTELLDEADAHDLSDLRAEALLGLGDCALESGELERGRGFFESAEACLVDSGAPLTARAPALRGRAVAHYLAGELRYAVYLLESTLDELNRGGLHDPDALLLLYASAIGPYMDMGAHARAAQAAELALALAPSVADPALVARMHRSVARTLLAEGRLNEADASLAKAAELYRSLQLRTELANCHWMRGYVHAQNGELERAEAELREALDMLSASRATLYRSQAAVELADVLHRRGRSHEAADLLREVLDDLSSERGAVHSAAAHRLLGIIAEDSQDTETAEEHYVRALSLLERAGAAGDLADLCRLLGDLLRRTGRVEAALDAYRTGLGHRTAPGTTTLGPAPAQPPL, translated from the coding sequence GTGCGGGAACGGGACGACCCGGTGGCGATCGGGCGCAGAGTGCAACGACTCAGGGTGGACCGCGGGCTGACCCAGCGGCAACTGGCGGAACCCGCCTACACCCCCGCCTACGTCTCCACCCTGGAGTCGGGGCGTGTGCGGCCCTCGGAGGAGGCCCTGCGCCACATCGCCGGGCGCCTGGGCGTCGCCTACGAGGAACTGCTCACCGGACGCCCGGCGCGCCTGGCCACCGATCTGCGCCTCAGGCTCACCGAGGCGCGCCGCACGCTCGCCGTCGAGGGCGCCGAGCGGGCGGCGCGGCAGTACACGGAGCTGCTCGACGAGGCGGACGCCCATGACCTGTCCGACCTCCGTGCCGAGGCACTGCTCGGGCTCGGGGACTGCGCGTTGGAGAGCGGCGAGCTGGAGCGGGGGCGGGGATTCTTCGAGAGCGCGGAGGCGTGCCTGGTCGACTCCGGAGCCCCCCTGACGGCGCGGGCCCCCGCGCTGCGCGGCCGGGCCGTCGCCCACTACCTCGCCGGTGAGCTGCGCTACGCCGTCTACCTGCTGGAATCCACCCTCGACGAACTGAACCGCGGTGGGCTGCACGACCCCGACGCCCTACTCCTGCTGTACGCCAGTGCCATCGGCCCCTACATGGACATGGGGGCCCACGCCAGGGCCGCCCAGGCCGCCGAGCTGGCCCTCGCGCTGGCCCCGAGCGTCGCCGACCCCGCCTTGGTGGCCCGCATGCACCGCTCCGTCGCGCGCACCCTCCTCGCGGAGGGCCGGCTGAACGAGGCCGACGCCTCCCTCGCCAAGGCGGCCGAGCTCTACCGCTCTCTGCAACTGCGCACCGAACTGGCCAACTGCCACTGGATGCGGGGCTACGTGCACGCCCAGAACGGCGAGCTGGAACGAGCCGAGGCAGAACTGCGCGAGGCGCTCGACATGCTGTCGGCCAGCCGTGCCACCCTCTACCGCAGCCAGGCCGCCGTGGAGCTCGCCGACGTGCTGCACCGGCGGGGGCGCTCGCACGAGGCCGCCGACCTGCTGCGCGAGGTGCTCGACGACCTCTCCTCGGAGCGGGGCGCGGTCCACTCGGCCGCCGCTCACCGGCTGCTCGGCATCATCGCCGAGGACTCCCAGGACACCGAGACCGCCGAGGAACACTACGTGCGGGCGCTCAGCCTTCTGGAGCGGGCCGGCGCGGCCGGAGACCTGGCCGACCTGTGTCGCCTCCTCGGCGACCTGCTGCGGCGCACGGGCCGGGTGGAGGCCGCCCTGGACGCCTACCGGACGGGGCTCGGTCACCGCACCGCCCCCGGCACGACCACCCTCGGACCGGCTCCCGCCCAGCCGCCCCTCTGA